The following is a genomic window from Chitinophagales bacterium.
AACCAAGAGTTCTTATCATTCAACCTCTTGGAGACTTTAATCGAGGCCTTGCGAAGAAGAATCTCGCCAATCTCAAAAAAAACTTTCCATCTTCGCGATTATTGCAGAATATAAACTTACCATCCGTAGCCTATTATCAACCACGAGACCGCTATCGAGCGGATAGTATTTTGAATTATTATCGTTATCGATATGGTGTGGACACCATCCTAATACTCATGACGCATCGCGACATCAGCGTTACGAAAAAACTCATCAAGGACTGGGGTATTATGGGTCTGGCGCATAGTCCAGGCAATGTTTGTGTAGTTTCCACCTATAGATTAGATAAATCTAAACTCGAAGAACAACTCTACAAAGTCTCTATTCACGAACTAGGACATACTCAAGGTCTTCCGCATTGTCCAGAAAAAACATGCTATATGCGCGATGCCTCAGGCGAGAATCCCCTAGACGAAGAAAAAGGATTTTGTTCGAGCTGTAAAAAAGTAATGGAAAATAAAGGGTGGACTATTTAATCTCTACGCAACCTGATGCAATTTCCAATATACTCCTTTCTTAGTCATGAGTTCTTGATGACTTCCTTGTTCTATGATTTGCCCATTTTGAATATACAATATTCTATCGCTTTCTATGATGGTAGACAATCTATGAGCGATTACAATTGATGTTCTTCCTTTGAGAACTTGCTTAACCGCTTTTTGCAATTTTTGTTCTGTGATAGAATCTATAGAAGAAGTAGCTTCGTCGAGTATCAAAATTTTAGGATCGTAAGCAAATACTCTTGCAATAGCTATTAACTGCTTTTCACCAATAGATAGATTGATTCCATCTGGTTGCAGAATTTCTTCTATTCTATTAGCCAAATCATCACAGCCCATCCATTCGAAAATTTCTTTCACTTTTTCATTGGAGATTTTTTTATTTCCATAGCGAACATTATCTGCTATCGTACCAGAAAACACATGAGGCTGCTGAAGCACTATCCCTACATGGTGTCTAAAACTAGATAAAGACATTTTTGATACATCTTGCTCATCGACATACAGTTTGCCTTCTTGTGGTTTATATAACTGAGCTAAGATAGAAGCTATAGTTGATTTACCCTCACCTGTAGGTCCCACAAGGGCTATCTGTTCACCAGGTGCTATGTGTAAATTAAAATCTGAAAGAACTTTCTTTTCATCATTGTAAGCAAAATGAATATGGTCTAATCGTATTTCTCCTCGAATAGTTGTAAAATCATTCAAAAAATTTTCATGGCCTTTTTCTATACTATCATCCAACAAATTGAAAATTCGTTCTCCAGCACTCAAGCTATTTTGCGCTATGGAATAATAGTTGGATATATCCGATATAGGTTCAAATATTTGAATAGAATAAATGAAAAATGCTGAGAGTGCACCGATAGTCAATCCTGATTGGAGCTTGATAATATCTACAACTCCATAGCCTAAAACACTTGCTGCAGCGATATTTCCTACAATTATGATAATTGGAAAAAACGCAGCTGAATAGAAAGCGGATTTATACGAAGCTTTGCGATGTTCTATGGCTTTGGATTGGAAAATTTGCACCGCCTTGTCTTCGTTCGACAAAATTTTATTAAGTTCTACTCCATGAATATGCTCGTTGATAAGCCCCACCATTTCGCTATTTATTTTTCTACTCAGTCTTGAATATTTCAGTATGAGTTTGCGAATTTGACTACTGAGATAAATCATAACAGGTATAGAAAGTAAAATCATTAAACCCATAAGGAAATGTGTGCTCAGCATGATACCTATGCTAAAGACGATAGATACGATAGCCCATGCCATGCCTATGAGTCCCCAAGAAATGACCTCTGATACTCTATCGGTATCCGATGAAATTCTACTCAGCAACCAACCCGCTGAGTTTTTATCAAAGTAAGAAAAAGTCATAAATTGCAATTTTTCAAAAAGTTGCTTGCGCATATTAAAAATAGTGCGCTCAGAGATAGTGCCAGCTGCATAAATAAATAAAAATACAAAACTACAGGTTGCTACTATCATAGCCGCTAGATACCATAGATACTTCTGAAGACAGGGATTCGCAAGACTAGCATTACTTTTGTTATTATTCACCAAGCAATCATTGATAAACTGCGAAAACAAATAGGGATAAAGAGAATCTATAAAACCTACGATACCTGCCGCTATGAGCATGAGTATAAATTTATTTCTCTCGTAGGTCCATACATAGACAAACATTCGTTTGAGAAAAGGAAATATCGTTTTATCTTGGTTAAATTCTAATTCTTGCATTTCATTCAATTTTTAATTTTAAATAGTTTTTTTGCCACGAAGACACTAAGACTCAAAGATGAAGTCATTCTAAAATTTTCAAATTCTAATTTTTCAAATTGTCATATCAGCAATCTGGTTCTTTTCTATTTCTTCCAATTCTTTCAAATAACTATCCGTTTTTCGAACCAACTCTGGTTCACCGAAAGACTGCAATTTGCCCTGTTCATTTAGCACTAGAACTTTATCAACATATTTCAGCGTGGACAATCTATGCGTAATGATCCATACTGTTTTATCCACTGCTTGGCGCATTACATTTTCTAAAACTTTTTTCTCCGTGTTTTTATCCAATGCGGATGTGATATCGTCTAGTATGAGAATATCATGATCTTTGATTAATGTTCTGGCTAATGATAAGCGCTGTTTCTGACCTCCGGAAAGACTAACTCCTTTCTCACCGATTTGGGTATGCATACCTTTAGGTAGAATGGTATGATAGTTCTCAAATCCTGCTAGTTCTAGCACTTGCTCTTTTTCTTCACTGCTCGCTTCCGATTTAGCATAAGCGAGATTCTCACCTAGGTCCATTGAAAATAAAGTGGACTGCTGCATGACATAACCTATTCTGTTGCGAAATGAACTCAACTCATACCGAGCGATATTCTTACTATCCACAGTTATGTTTCCATCACTTAACTGATACAATCTTGTGAGCAGTTTCACTAAACTAGTTTTACCAGACGCAGATTTACCCATGATAGCAAGCTTTTCGCCACCTTTCATTTCAAAAGATATATTCGATAACACTGCTTTGCTAGTTGCATCATACTGAAAAGAAACATTTTCAAAGCGAATATCACCGCACAAATTTTTTGCCAATGTGCCATCTTTACTCTCTACTTGTTGTGCTAATATATCTTGTATTCTATCGATAGCTACGAAGGCCATACTCATTTGTGAGAGCACTCTCCCTGCTTGTTTGATAGGAAACCCCAGCATACTATTATATGTATAAGCCGCCACGAGCGCCCCTAGGCTCATTTCTCCGTTCATTACATAAATGCCTCCTAGTAAAATAAAAATAGCCGTTTGCACATAAAGTAGCATATCATTGACTGGCCAGAATATGGTATGCAGTCGCATATGTTTGAGTCCTACTTTTAGTTTCACTTCATTTTGTTTATTAAACTTTTCCATTTCCGAAGCCATCTGATTATAGACCTTGACCGTCCGAATGCCGTTCAAATTCTCTTGTGCTATATTCGTCAGTTTGTCTGCTTCGTCTTCGTGTTCTTGCCACACCTTACCTTCATAGTTAAAGAACAGATAGGTCGAGATGAAAATAAGAGGTGTCAGCGATACACAGCATAGCGCATATTGCCAGTTAATTTGAAAAAGCATATAGGCCGAGAAAAAAAACAAGGTGAGCAAACGAATCAATTCTATAGTATGATTGGAAATAAAATTCTTTATTGTATCCATATCGCCGGTTGACCGCTGAATGAGTTCCCCTTTATTGAGAATATTGAATGCGCTCATAGGTATTTTTTGAATATGCTCAAAGAGTCGCACACGAAATTCTTGAACTGATTTTTCAGAAGCATTATAACTGATAGCACGCGAGGATAAGATAGTAACACTGCGCAAAGCAGCCATCAACACATACAACCCAGCTAAAATCAAAATCTGATACAGGAGACTGTAGGATCGAAATATTTGTATGAACTGTATTATCCAATTCAATGTGATATCACTTGTTGTCAAATTCTTTTGAAGGAGATAATCAAAGATAACTTGTATAACCTTGGGTTCTAAGGTGCGAATGGCCACACTAATAAAAAGTAACAATAAAGCAATACCGAGAAGCGACAATCGCTTTCGAATAATATTGACTAATAATTTTATACGTTTCATATTTTAGTTTTTATTTTTAATTGCAACGAGCAAAAAAAAAACCGCTGCACAAAAGGGCAGCGGTTTCTATTTTATATATATACACAATACTATCTACGCTGCCTACAGACAATATCTCCATCGTATCTTACCACGGATGTGCATGTATATGGTTTGTGTAAATTTTTCATTTCAGATTTAAAAATTTTGGCAAAGATAAATAGAATATGGAAAAGTGAAAGAATTTTTTATTACTTTACGAATCTAAATTTTATCTTCCATTATGGATTGCTTGTTCAAGAATAGTTTTCTAAAGATTACACATTTTTTAATCGAATTGATACATACACATAGATAGTCTTAGAAATTCTAGCTTAAGTTTGTATGAAAAAATATGAGACAAATAGTAATAATACTAGCTTTTCTTTGTTTTCAAAGTTTAAGTGCTCAGCAAGAGTTCATCTTGGTTGATGCCCTATCAGGAGAACCAATTCCTTTGGCTACTATTTATAATAAGACAAAGAATAAAAGTTTAAAGACAAATGAAATTGGAAAATTTCAGTTAACTAGTAGTACTGTTAATGACAGTTTTGAAATAAGATATCTCGGTTATAAAAGATTAATTTTTTCTAAGAGCTCCATTGATTCATCCAATATAGTAAAGCTCCATCC
Proteins encoded in this region:
- a CDS encoding ABC transporter ATP-binding protein encodes the protein MKRIKLLVNIIRKRLSLLGIALLLLFISVAIRTLEPKVIQVIFDYLLQKNLTTSDITLNWIIQFIQIFRSYSLLYQILILAGLYVLMAALRSVTILSSRAISYNASEKSVQEFRVRLFEHIQKIPMSAFNILNKGELIQRSTGDMDTIKNFISNHTIELIRLLTLFFFSAYMLFQINWQYALCCVSLTPLIFISTYLFFNYEGKVWQEHEDEADKLTNIAQENLNGIRTVKVYNQMASEMEKFNKQNEVKLKVGLKHMRLHTIFWPVNDMLLYVQTAIFILLGGIYVMNGEMSLGALVAAYTYNSMLGFPIKQAGRVLSQMSMAFVAIDRIQDILAQQVESKDGTLAKNLCGDIRFENVSFQYDATSKAVLSNISFEMKGGEKLAIMGKSASGKTSLVKLLTRLYQLSDGNITVDSKNIARYELSSFRNRIGYVMQQSTLFSMDLGENLAYAKSEASSEEKEQVLELAGFENYHTILPKGMHTQIGEKGVSLSGGQKQRLSLARTLIKDHDILILDDITSALDKNTEKKVLENVMRQAVDKTVWIITHRLSTLKYVDKVLVLNEQGKLQSFGEPELVRKTDSYLKELEEIEKNQIADMTI
- a CDS encoding ABC transporter ATP-binding protein; the encoded protein is MQELEFNQDKTIFPFLKRMFVYVWTYERNKFILMLIAAGIVGFIDSLYPYLFSQFINDCLVNNNKSNASLANPCLQKYLWYLAAMIVATCSFVFLFIYAAGTISERTIFNMRKQLFEKLQFMTFSYFDKNSAGWLLSRISSDTDRVSEVISWGLIGMAWAIVSIVFSIGIMLSTHFLMGLMILLSIPVMIYLSSQIRKLILKYSRLSRKINSEMVGLINEHIHGVELNKILSNEDKAVQIFQSKAIEHRKASYKSAFYSAAFFPIIIIVGNIAAASVLGYGVVDIIKLQSGLTIGALSAFFIYSIQIFEPISDISNYYSIAQNSLSAGERIFNLLDDSIEKGHENFLNDFTTIRGEIRLDHIHFAYNDEKKVLSDFNLHIAPGEQIALVGPTGEGKSTIASILAQLYKPQEGKLYVDEQDVSKMSLSSFRHHVGIVLQQPHVFSGTIADNVRYGNKKISNEKVKEIFEWMGCDDLANRIEEILQPDGINLSIGEKQLIAIARVFAYDPKILILDEATSSIDSITEQKLQKAVKQVLKGRTSIVIAHRLSTIIESDRILYIQNGQIIEQGSHQELMTKKGVYWKLHQVA